One Chloroflexota bacterium genomic window, TCATTTCGGGGCTGACGCTCCTGGGATTTGCGGCCATCTCGGAGTTCTTGCCGGTATTTGCCCTCGGACTGGTGATGCTCGCAGTGGTCGGCCTCATCCAGTCTGCGCGAATGACGCTGCAGGCCTCCCTGACGCTCGAGTACGTGGACCCGACCTACCGGGGCCGTGTCATGAGCATCCAGGGGCTCATGTGGGGGCTCATGCCCATAGGCGTGTTGCCGCTAACGCTCATCGCCGACTACTGGGGAGCGCCGGCGGGGCTGTCCATCCTCGCGCTGGCGTTCATCGCTATCGCAACCATCGTGCTCATCTTCTCGCCGACGATGCGGCGGTTGCAGTAGGGAGAGCGAGGCAAGTTGGACGCGCAGACAAACACCAATATGAACATCGAAGAGGGTCCCTCGATTCTCGGCAAGAAGAGCGCTGATCCCGGATCCGGCTTGTATGTAGATGTGGAGAATCTACAGCAAGGCGGCGAGACGGTGATCCAAGAGTTGATTGAGTCTTGGCCTGTGAGCGCCCCTTCGCCTACACATTTGGGCCTCTTCGTTCAGGCTGATCAAATGGAACTGTGGCAGCTATGGGCAAATAGTCAATTTAGGAATCTAACGGTTTCGATCTTTGGGACTCAGCACTTTAGCCAATCTCAAACCAAGAATTCTGCAGACATTGCCATGGCAACTAGGTCGATGGCTGACTTGCTAAGAGAGAGAGTTAGCCACATTGTAATACTCAGCAACGACAGTGATTTCATCTCCCTATTTGCCGCTATTCGGGATGAACTGAGAATTACAGGGAACAGCGGCGTAGTGCCTTTCACCTGGGTGGTGATTGACCAAACTTCCTCTCTATCCCCGACTGTAAAGCGCTTTTTCCCTCAGGAGAACCTGCACGTAATTCCGGCGCAACCCAGCAAGAGCAAGACCTCGAAGGCACAAAAGCCTTCCTCTAGTCGAATGCCTGACGAGAAGTTGAGTGTCGAAAATAGTACCTGGGCACAAATGGCCCTTGCCGTCATTAGGAACATCGAAATTGGCACATTCAAGAGCACTGAGTGCCAGCCCATCATCAAGAAGCAATGGGCCAACCATTCGGTAGCGAAGGCAGGTGGGGCTGCATTCGGCACAGAGTTCAAGAACAACATCTGGCCGCTTCTCCAATCCCATGGAGTTGTTATCGACAAC contains:
- a CDS encoding NYN domain-containing protein; its protein translation is MDAQTNTNMNIEEGPSILGKKSADPGSGLYVDVENLQQGGETVIQELIESWPVSAPSPTHLGLFVQADQMELWQLWANSQFRNLTVSIFGTQHFSQSQTKNSADIAMATRSMADLLRERVSHIVILSNDSDFISLFAAIRDELRITGNSGVVPFTWVVIDQTSSLSPTVKRFFPQENLHVIPAQPSKSKTSKAQKPSSSRMPDEKLSVENSTWAQMALAVIRNIEIGTFKSTECQPIIKKQWANHSVAKAGGAAFGTEFKNNIWPLLQSHGVVIDNPGGKPVRYRMTAKAKEVTE